Proteins encoded by one window of Pseudonocardia sp. HH130629-09:
- a CDS encoding mechanosensitive ion channel family protein: protein MPDCVQDAGSWCATLYRWTSNDFLAQHADTLVSKTVAITVIVVVAVLFRWLAHRAIGRMVDGATNGRFTALVGRARRLRPGGRGAAAPADPGTQRRAQRARTIGSVLRSIVSAVVLLVAVMMVMNELGYPLGPLLAGAGVIGLAIGFGAQNLVRDFLSGMFMLLEDQYGVGDVVDVGEAVGTVEAVGLRITTIRDIKGTVWYVRNGEILRVGNMSQGYAVAVVDLPIAHHADVEEATELAGRTATERAAQDDIAGDVLEAPEVLGVDKIGPEGVTLRITVRVSPGRQWAVQRALNGAITDAFDDDGIPRPMVFPGAALDGPTQKQN, encoded by the coding sequence ATGCCCGACTGCGTCCAGGACGCCGGTTCGTGGTGCGCCACGCTCTACCGCTGGACCAGCAACGACTTCCTGGCCCAGCACGCGGACACCCTGGTCAGCAAGACCGTCGCGATCACCGTGATCGTCGTGGTCGCGGTGCTGTTCCGCTGGCTGGCGCACCGGGCGATCGGGCGGATGGTCGACGGCGCCACCAACGGCCGGTTCACCGCGCTGGTCGGCCGGGCCCGCCGGTTGCGGCCGGGCGGCCGTGGGGCCGCCGCACCGGCGGACCCCGGCACCCAGCGACGGGCGCAGCGGGCACGCACGATCGGCTCGGTGCTGCGGTCGATCGTCTCGGCGGTGGTGCTGCTCGTCGCGGTGATGATGGTCATGAACGAGCTCGGCTACCCGCTGGGCCCGCTGCTGGCCGGCGCCGGGGTGATCGGGCTCGCCATCGGTTTCGGTGCGCAGAACCTCGTGCGCGACTTCCTGTCCGGCATGTTCATGCTGCTGGAGGACCAGTACGGCGTCGGCGACGTCGTGGACGTCGGGGAGGCCGTCGGCACCGTCGAGGCGGTCGGCCTGCGGATCACCACGATCCGCGACATCAAGGGCACCGTCTGGTACGTCCGCAACGGCGAGATCCTGCGCGTGGGCAACATGAGCCAGGGCTACGCGGTCGCGGTGGTCGACCTGCCGATCGCGCACCACGCCGACGTCGAGGAGGCCACCGAGCTGGCCGGGAGGACCGCCACCGAGCGCGCCGCCCAGGACGACATCGCCGGGGACGTACTGGAGGCCCCCGAGGTGCTCGGCGTCGACAAGATCGGCCCGGAGGGCGTCACGCTGCGGATCACCGTGCGGGTCAGCCCGGGCCGGCAGTGGGCGGTGCAGCGCGCGCTCAACGGCGCGATCACCGATGCCTTCGACGACGACGGCATCCCCCGGCCGATGGTGTTCCCCGGCGCGGCCCTCGACGGCCCGACCCAGAAGCAGAACTGA
- a CDS encoding pyridoxamine 5'-phosphate oxidase family protein, whose amino-acid sequence MTLSPTTRSTLGRKRDRAAVDRADLHAVLDDGLVAHLGFVRDGAPVVLPTAYGRDGDTLYLHGSSGARYLAGDTLPCCVTVTHLDGIVHARALMHFSMNYRSAVVHGDARRVTGDDERLHALRVIVEHLTPGAWDHARRPDRRELAATAVFALDLAEASVKSRSGPPSDDDADVAAGLAWAGVVPLRTVAGPPETAPDLQGQRPVPDHVRDRRHTGG is encoded by the coding sequence GTGACGCTCTCCCCCACCACCCGCAGCACACTGGGCCGCAAACGCGACCGGGCCGCCGTCGACCGGGCCGACCTGCACGCGGTCCTCGACGACGGCCTCGTCGCCCACCTCGGCTTCGTCCGCGACGGCGCACCCGTCGTCCTCCCGACCGCCTACGGCCGCGACGGCGACACGCTCTACCTGCACGGCTCGTCCGGGGCCCGCTACCTGGCCGGGGACACGCTGCCCTGCTGCGTGACCGTGACCCACCTCGACGGCATCGTGCACGCCCGCGCGCTGATGCACTTCTCGATGAACTACCGCAGCGCCGTCGTCCACGGCGACGCCCGCCGCGTCACCGGTGACGACGAGCGTCTGCACGCACTGCGGGTGATCGTCGAGCACCTCACCCCGGGCGCCTGGGACCACGCCCGCCGCCCGGACCGCCGGGAGCTGGCCGCCACCGCGGTGTTCGCCCTCGACCTGGCCGAGGCGAGCGTGAAGAGCCGCTCCGGGCCGCCGTCGGACGACGACGCCGACGTCGCCGCCGGTCTCGCCTGGGCCGGCGTGGTGCCGCTGCGGACCGTCGCAGGCCCTCCGGAAACCGCCCCTGACCTGCAGGGACAGCGACCGGTCCCGGACCACGTGCGCGACCGCCGTCACACCGGAGGGTGA
- a CDS encoding PLP-dependent aminotransferase family protein, whose amino-acid sequence MPDLPIVLDRAGATPLAVQLADALRAAAAGGALRPGDRLPSTRGLATTLRVSRTVTAAAYDQLLAEGWVTGRVGAGTFVTAVPGPAPTGPAATTGPRPRAEPSVLDPGRPCVAALDPAMWRRAWRAAADPPPDDRPRADGLAPFHEAVAGHLLRHRGLTPPADTVLATAGTSAAVAELARLLPPGATVAVEEPGYPRAVSALRAAGLRVVGVPVDDDGLVVDAVPAGCAAVYTTPAHQFPTAVRLSAARRVALVERARAEELLVIEDDYDGELRYDVAPLPLLAALAPGHVVHLGTASKILSPTLGVGWVVAPPAVVDAWRDLRARTGTRPSPAGQLVLTALAARGDLSRHLRRLRRELRERRAQVLATARAAGWAVHGDPAGAHLVLRPPEGERAAIAAAAGRGVAVRGLADYHQGTPRTSGLVVGYAAGTRAELTAALAALVGCAAARL is encoded by the coding sequence GTGCCGGATCTCCCGATCGTCCTCGACCGCGCCGGGGCGACCCCGCTGGCGGTCCAGCTCGCCGACGCCCTGCGCGCCGCGGCGGCCGGCGGTGCACTGCGGCCCGGTGACCGGCTCCCGTCGACCCGCGGGCTCGCGACGACGCTGCGGGTGTCCCGGACGGTCACCGCAGCGGCTTACGACCAGCTGCTCGCCGAGGGCTGGGTCACCGGTCGGGTCGGCGCGGGGACGTTCGTGACCGCGGTCCCCGGGCCCGCCCCCACGGGCCCGGCAGCGACCACCGGGCCCCGGCCGCGGGCCGAGCCGTCGGTGCTGGACCCGGGGCGGCCGTGCGTCGCGGCGCTGGATCCCGCGATGTGGCGCCGTGCCTGGCGGGCCGCCGCCGACCCACCCCCGGACGACCGCCCCCGCGCCGACGGGCTGGCCCCGTTCCACGAGGCCGTTGCCGGGCACCTGCTGCGTCACCGTGGGCTCACCCCGCCCGCGGACACCGTGCTGGCCACCGCCGGGACCTCCGCCGCCGTCGCGGAGCTGGCCCGGCTGCTGCCCCCGGGGGCGACCGTCGCCGTGGAGGAGCCGGGGTATCCGCGGGCGGTCAGCGCGCTGCGCGCTGCCGGGCTGCGGGTCGTCGGCGTGCCGGTGGACGACGACGGCCTGGTCGTCGACGCGGTCCCGGCCGGATGCGCGGCGGTCTACACCACCCCCGCACACCAGTTCCCGACCGCGGTGCGGCTCTCCGCCGCCCGCCGGGTCGCCCTGGTCGAGCGGGCCCGCGCCGAGGAGCTCCTGGTCATCGAGGACGACTACGACGGAGAGCTGCGCTACGACGTCGCCCCGCTGCCCCTGCTGGCCGCGCTCGCACCCGGCCACGTCGTGCACCTGGGCACGGCGAGCAAGATCCTCAGCCCGACGCTCGGGGTCGGCTGGGTGGTCGCGCCACCCGCCGTCGTCGACGCCTGGCGGGACCTGCGCGCCCGGACCGGCACCCGGCCGTCGCCGGCGGGGCAGCTCGTCCTCACCGCGCTCGCCGCGCGCGGCGACCTGTCCCGGCACCTGCGACGGCTGCGCCGCGAGCTCCGCGAGCGCCGGGCCCAGGTGCTGGCCACGGCCCGCGCGGCGGGCTGGGCGGTCCACGGGGACCCGGCCGGGGCGCACCTGGTGCTGCGTCCGCCCGAGGGCGAGCGGGCCGCGATCGCGGCGGCCGCCGGGCGCGGCGTCGCCGTACGTGGACTGGCCGACTACCACCAGGGCACGCCCCGCACGTCCGGGCTGGTCGTCGGGTACGCGGCCGGGACACGGGCCGAGCTGACCGCCGCGCTGGCGGCGCTGGTGGGGTGCGCCGCCGCCCGGCTGTGA
- a CDS encoding D-alanine--D-alanine ligase family protein, producing the protein MSADRVKVAVVFGGRSSEHAISCVSAGSVLTHLDPERFEAVPVGITPDGAWVAGPSDPARLAISGRELPEVDGAAESLVLPGEPGRGLVRLDAREALTSVDVVFPILHGAFGEDGTIQGLLEMAGLPYVGSGVLASAVGMDKEFAKKLLCAEGLHVADGVVLRPGTDIGFADRDRLGLPLFVKPARAGSSMGVTRVTDPAALDAAVAEARRHDPKVLVEAAVPGREIECAVLEFPDGSVRASLPAELHYTGEFYDFESKYLDTSDLQIPAKLDDEITESLRWKAITAFRALDVQGLARVDFFVTDDGDITVNEVNTMPGFTPSSAFPKMWAVTGLDYSELLSTMIDTALARGTGLR; encoded by the coding sequence ATGAGTGCCGACCGGGTGAAGGTCGCCGTCGTCTTCGGCGGCCGCAGTTCCGAGCACGCGATCTCGTGCGTGTCCGCGGGCAGCGTGCTGACCCACCTCGACCCGGAGCGGTTCGAGGCCGTCCCGGTCGGGATCACCCCGGACGGCGCATGGGTGGCCGGCCCGTCCGACCCCGCCCGGCTGGCGATCTCCGGTCGGGAGCTCCCCGAGGTCGACGGCGCGGCCGAGTCCCTGGTGCTGCCCGGCGAGCCGGGTCGCGGCCTGGTCCGCCTCGACGCGCGCGAGGCGCTGACCTCGGTCGACGTCGTCTTCCCGATCCTGCACGGCGCGTTCGGCGAGGACGGCACCATCCAGGGGCTGCTGGAGATGGCCGGCCTGCCCTACGTCGGCTCCGGCGTGCTGGCCTCCGCGGTCGGCATGGACAAGGAGTTCGCGAAGAAGCTGCTGTGCGCCGAGGGCCTTCACGTCGCCGACGGTGTCGTGCTCCGCCCCGGCACCGACATCGGGTTCGCCGACCGCGACCGACTCGGGCTGCCGCTTTTCGTGAAGCCGGCCCGCGCCGGGTCCTCGATGGGCGTCACCCGGGTCACCGACCCGGCCGCGCTCGACGCCGCCGTCGCCGAGGCCCGCCGGCACGACCCGAAGGTGCTCGTCGAGGCGGCCGTGCCCGGCCGTGAGATCGAGTGCGCGGTGCTGGAGTTCCCCGACGGCAGCGTCCGCGCCAGCCTGCCCGCCGAGCTGCACTACACCGGCGAGTTCTACGACTTCGAGTCGAAGTACCTCGACACCTCCGACCTGCAGATCCCCGCCAAGCTCGACGACGAGATCACCGAGTCGCTGCGCTGGAAGGCGATCACCGCGTTCCGCGCGCTCGACGTGCAGGGGCTGGCCCGGGTCGACTTCTTCGTCACCGACGACGGCGACATCACCGTCAACGAGGTCAACACGATGCCCGGGTTCACCCCGAGCTCGGCGTTCCCGAAGATGTGGGCGGTCACCGGCCTCGACTACTCCGAGCTGCTCAGCACCATGATCGACACCGCGCTGGCCCGCGGGACGGGGCTGCGGTAG